The DNA window TATAAAACCATATTGACAACTATCGATATGCCTGATATTCTTGTTATAAGATATCGAGAATATTCGATGTCATTGATACATATGAATATATAGGAGGTAATTTTATGAAACATTCATATGCAGATTATGTTCCTGCAATTAAGGCTATGTCAGATGAAACACGGTTAAAGATTATAGATATGCTATCGTGTGGAGAAATGTGCGCATGCGATATATTAGAAGAATTCAGTATTTCTCAATCCACTCTTAGTTATCATATGAAGATATTATCTGAAAGCGGTCTTGTAAATGCAGTACGTGATGGGGCTTGGATGAGATATACATTAAACAAGGAAAAAACGGATGAGGTTATAGCTTTCTTTACATGCATAACAAACGATAAAGAAGATTGTATTTGTAAAAAGAGCAAAAATAAAAAATCTGATAATCAATGTTGTTAAGGAGGATTTAGTAATGAAAAATATTGAGATTTTTGACCCAGCAATGTGTTGCTCGACAGGAGTTTGTGGACCATCTATTGACCCAGAGCTGTTAAGAGTAGCAACTGTTATTAATTCGCTTAAAGAAAAAGGGATTATTATAAAAAGGCATGGTTTGTCAAGTGAACCTCAGGATTTTATCTCCAATAAAGTTATAAGTGAAATT is part of the Peptococcaceae bacterium 1198_IL3148 genome and encodes:
- a CDS encoding metalloregulator ArsR/SmtB family transcription factor, whose protein sequence is MKHSYADYVPAIKAMSDETRLKIIDMLSCGEMCACDILEEFSISQSTLSYHMKILSESGLVNAVRDGAWMRYTLNKEKTDEVIAFFTCITNDKEDCICKKSKNKKSDNQCC
- the arsD gene encoding arsenite efflux transporter metallochaperone ArsD; translated protein: MKNIEIFDPAMCCSTGVCGPSIDPELLRVATVINSLKEKGIIIKRHGLSSEPQDFISNKVISEILQKEGADILPVTLADGEIVKTKSYPTNEEFSEWLGVEISTKPQKKSGCCGPKGCC